The following are encoded together in the Oceanobacillus zhaokaii genome:
- a CDS encoding LLM class flavin-dependent oxidoreductase — MSKNQLKTFNNIPLSVLDLAPIAEGSDASQSFKESVELAQHVERWGFNRFWLAEHHNMPGIASSATSVLISHIAGKTNHIRVGSGGVMLPNHATLVIAEQFGTLESLFPGRIDLGLGRAPGSDQATAYALRRTLNMGPNDFPMQVNELQDYFAKEPVSRVKAVPGQGLDIPIWLLGSSDFSARLAAQKGLYFSFASHFAPAYTIPALKLYRDNFQASETLQKPYAMVGVNVIAAETDEKARYLASSHQLQFLNIRKGLATKLQPPIDNIDEVWSPMERAAVEQSLDPRTTIIGSPDTVKRGLEAFQEATEADEMIISSQIYHLEDRLRSYEIVAELMD, encoded by the coding sequence ATGAGTAAAAACCAACTTAAAACATTTAACAATATCCCATTATCCGTTCTTGACCTTGCACCTATCGCTGAAGGCAGCGACGCCAGCCAGTCCTTTAAAGAAAGCGTAGAATTAGCGCAGCATGTTGAAAGATGGGGCTTCAATCGTTTCTGGCTTGCGGAGCATCATAATATGCCAGGTATTGCTAGTTCGGCAACTTCAGTACTAATTTCTCACATTGCAGGCAAAACCAATCATATTCGTGTTGGCTCTGGTGGCGTCATGCTGCCCAACCATGCAACTCTTGTTATAGCAGAACAATTTGGTACCCTTGAATCACTTTTTCCAGGTCGAATAGACCTCGGACTTGGACGTGCTCCAGGAAGTGATCAAGCGACCGCGTATGCATTACGTCGCACCTTAAATATGGGCCCTAACGACTTTCCTATGCAGGTGAATGAATTACAGGACTACTTCGCAAAAGAGCCTGTATCACGCGTTAAGGCCGTTCCTGGTCAAGGATTAGATATTCCGATTTGGTTACTAGGCTCCAGTGACTTTAGCGCAAGACTTGCTGCACAGAAAGGTCTCTATTTCTCATTTGCCAGTCACTTTGCCCCAGCCTATACGATACCAGCGCTGAAACTATATCGAGATAATTTCCAAGCCTCTGAAACGCTGCAGAAGCCTTATGCGATGGTAGGGGTTAATGTTATTGCAGCTGAAACGGATGAAAAGGCACGATACTTAGCCAGTTCACATCAATTGCAATTCTTAAATATTCGTAAAGGCTTAGCTACAAAGCTTCAGCCTCCAATTGATAATATTGATGAGGTCTGGTCACCAATGGAGAGGGCTGCGGTAGAGCAATCTCTTGACCCAAGAACGACAATCATCGGCAGTCCTGATACAGTGAAACGCGGACTTGAGGCTTTCCAAGAAGCAACAGAAGCTGATGAAATGATCATTAGCTCACAAATTTACCATCTTGAGGATAGGCTGCGCTCCTATGAAATTGTCGCTGAATTGATGGATTAA
- a CDS encoding glycosyltransferase family 2 protein, whose amino-acid sequence MKKLTIFTPTYNRAYCLHYCYESLVEQTSQDFIWLIIDDGSTDNTKELVKEWMKEDKFEIQYHWQENQGMHGAHNTAYEMIETELNVCIDSDDYIPVNAVEKIVKFWKDFGSDEVSGIIGLDANQDNSIIGTKLPEEIKRSTLFDLYYRHGVTGDKKLVYRTDLTKENPYPIFDNEKYVGLAYKYYMLDKSYELLLMNEILCYVEYLPDGSSRNMLNQYRKNPRGFSFYRQELMKLPYVGVSFKFRQAIHYVSSSLLCKNPDFLRETPNKILTILALPIGFLLYLYVTSKTRNVNV is encoded by the coding sequence ATGAAAAAACTGACAATATTTACTCCAACATATAATCGGGCTTACTGTCTGCACTACTGTTATGAAAGCTTAGTTGAACAAACATCTCAAGACTTTATTTGGTTAATTATCGATGATGGTTCAACAGATAATACCAAAGAGCTTGTAAAAGAATGGATGAAGGAAGATAAATTTGAAATACAGTATCATTGGCAAGAAAATCAGGGAATGCATGGGGCCCATAACACAGCTTATGAAATGATAGAAACAGAATTAAATGTTTGCATCGATTCAGATGATTATATTCCTGTTAATGCAGTTGAAAAGATTGTCAAGTTCTGGAAAGATTTCGGGAGTGATGAAGTTAGCGGGATAATTGGTTTGGACGCTAATCAGGATAATAGCATTATAGGTACAAAATTACCTGAAGAGATAAAACGTTCGACCCTATTTGATTTATATTATAGGCATGGAGTAACGGGTGATAAAAAACTTGTTTACCGCACGGATCTAACGAAAGAAAACCCCTATCCAATTTTTGACAATGAAAAATATGTTGGGCTTGCATACAAGTATTACATGCTAGACAAGAGTTATGAGCTGTTATTAATGAATGAGATCTTATGTTATGTCGAATACTTGCCTGATGGTTCTTCACGAAATATGTTAAATCAATATCGCAAGAATCCAAGGGGATTTTCCTTCTATCGTCAAGAACTGATGAAACTACCATATGTCGGTGTTTCTTTTAAGTTTAGGCAAGCAATCCATTATGTGTCTAGTAGTCTATTGTGTAAAAACCCAGATTTTTTAAGGGAAACGCCAAATAAGATTCTTACGATTCTAGCCTTGCCGATAGGATTTCTATTATATCTATACGTTACATCCAAGACAAGGAATGTTAACGTGTAA
- a CDS encoding YveK family protein yields the protein MGKRNHRMIENGNPADINIKEYFSVIKKRFWIIAVITIIATLAGYFYSAYNYTPLYQSSTRMILGSGDQDMNTLMVMIKDPIIMEKVREELQLNKSAEAIAGQIEVTRIDDSQVVNISVTDTDYEAAADIANATASSYKSEIVSILDFTEVQLLSEAKENPFAINETQNRTTIIALVFGLVVSIGLVFLLDSLDGKVRKDREIEEILGVPVLGVVSNMNRVKDSTKKRKQKDVNLRGEIVDIK from the coding sequence ATGGGTAAAAGAAATCATAGGATGATTGAAAATGGAAATCCTGCCGATATCAATATTAAAGAATATTTTAGTGTTATTAAGAAACGGTTTTGGATTATTGCGGTTATTACTATCATTGCAACGCTTGCAGGATATTTCTATAGTGCCTATAATTACACACCGCTGTATCAGTCATCTACCAGAATGATTTTAGGCTCAGGCGACCAGGATATGAATACATTGATGGTTATGATTAAAGATCCAATTATCATGGAAAAGGTAAGAGAAGAACTGCAACTCAATAAGTCAGCTGAGGCAATTGCTGGCCAGATAGAGGTTACAAGGATTGATGATTCGCAAGTCGTTAATATTTCGGTTACGGATACAGATTATGAAGCTGCTGCTGATATCGCGAATGCAACTGCATCATCATACAAAAGTGAAATTGTATCAATCCTAGATTTTACAGAGGTTCAACTACTTTCGGAAGCAAAGGAAAATCCGTTTGCCATTAATGAAACACAAAACCGTACAACAATCATTGCGTTGGTGTTTGGCTTAGTTGTTAGTATTGGGTTGGTATTTCTATTAGATTCGTTAGATGGGAAAGTAAGAAAGGATCGAGAAATAGAGGAGATATTAGGTGTCCCAGTATTGGGTGTCGTATCGAATATGAACAGGGTGAAAGATTCAACTAAAAAACGGAAACAAAAGGATGTAAATTTGCGGGGTGAAATAGTTGATATTAAATAA
- a CDS encoding Na+/H+ antiporter subunit E, producing MATQFFTNLFIAFLWTLFQDEEYFKFTTFVTGYIVGVGIVYLMHRFFGERFYLGRFYAFLKLVLLFISELIQSSYLVLKHILSPKIHIKPGIFKYETILESDVEVTALAMLLTLTPGSVVMEVTPEGDTFYIHGMDVKESKEMLLKSLSKFEKAIMEVTR from the coding sequence ATGGCGACTCAGTTTTTTACGAATTTGTTTATCGCCTTTCTATGGACGCTTTTCCAAGATGAGGAATACTTTAAATTTACAACATTTGTTACGGGATATATTGTAGGGGTTGGAATTGTTTATTTAATGCATCGGTTTTTTGGAGAAAGATTTTATTTAGGTCGATTCTATGCCTTTTTAAAATTAGTTTTGCTTTTCATTTCCGAATTAATTCAGTCTAGTTATCTTGTGCTTAAGCATATACTAAGTCCTAAAATTCACATTAAACCAGGAATATTCAAGTACGAAACGATACTGGAAAGTGATGTGGAAGTAACTGCACTCGCAATGCTCTTAACATTGACGCCTGGTTCTGTCGTTATGGAAGTGACACCAGAGGGTGACACATTTTACATACATGGTATGGATGTGAAAGAGTCAAAGGAAATGTTATTAAAATCACTAAGTAAATTTGAAAAGGCAATTATGGAGGTGACAAGGTAA
- a CDS encoding Na(+)/H(+) antiporter subunit F1 — MINIMLTAALVLFAIAILISLCRIIIGPSLPDRIIALDMIGVHLVSTIAIISVIFQTTAFLEVILILAILSFISTIAFSKYIERGVIIERKHDR, encoded by the coding sequence ATGATTAACATAATGCTAACAGCTGCCCTTGTATTGTTCGCAATTGCTATTTTAATTTCGCTTTGCCGAATTATTATTGGGCCAAGTCTGCCAGATCGTATCATTGCTTTAGATATGATAGGAGTTCACCTAGTATCCACAATCGCCATTATTTCAGTAATATTTCAAACGACGGCTTTTCTAGAAGTAATACTCATCTTAGCTATATTATCATTTATCAGCACGATTGCATTCTCTAAATACATCGAGAGGGGTGTTATTATTGAGCGTAAGCACGATCGCTGA
- a CDS encoding glycosyltransferase family 4 protein encodes MADKILFCATVDYHFKAFHLPYMKWFKEQGWEVDVAASGNMDLPFTDNKYHIDIQRSPFHRSNIQAYKQLKKIIDQNNYSIIHCHTPLGSVLARLAARDARRKRTKVIYTAHGFHFCKGAPLFNWLIYYPIEKYLSRYTDTLITINEEDYQLSTKHRFKAGSIEHVHGVGVDTEKYKPVNETKKAEIKKSFGYQADDFLLFYAAEFNKNKNQQLLLQVMALIKNEMPSAKLLLAGEGSLMESCRLLAKELGISHMVDFLGFRKDIDQILPMCDVAVGSSYREGLPVNIMEAMACGLPVVAVDNRGHRELISNNSNGWIIPNLDVVEFAYRVMNLSKRNDIVKRIGINGRNTVIEKYSVDKILQENKRIYQSFTGKQEESIWAVQ; translated from the coding sequence ATGGCTGATAAAATATTATTTTGTGCAACCGTTGATTACCACTTCAAGGCATTTCACTTGCCATATATGAAGTGGTTTAAAGAGCAGGGGTGGGAAGTGGATGTTGCTGCATCAGGAAATATGGATTTACCGTTCACAGATAATAAATATCATATCGACATTCAGCGATCACCTTTCCATCGATCCAATATTCAAGCGTATAAACAATTAAAGAAAATTATTGATCAGAATAATTATTCTATCATCCATTGTCATACTCCTTTGGGAAGCGTACTAGCCCGTCTTGCAGCTAGAGATGCTAGAAGGAAAAGAACAAAAGTAATCTATACCGCTCATGGTTTTCACTTTTGTAAAGGTGCACCATTATTTAACTGGCTTATTTATTACCCAATTGAAAAATATCTATCACGCTATACGGACACTTTAATTACTATTAACGAAGAAGATTATCAGCTATCAACGAAACATCGATTTAAGGCAGGATCAATTGAACATGTGCATGGCGTTGGAGTAGATACAGAAAAATATAAACCTGTTAATGAAACTAAAAAGGCAGAAATTAAAAAGTCATTTGGCTATCAAGCAGATGACTTTTTACTTTTTTATGCAGCGGAGTTTAATAAGAATAAAAACCAGCAATTGTTACTTCAAGTAATGGCTTTAATAAAGAATGAGATGCCAAGTGCGAAGTTATTATTAGCTGGGGAAGGCTCCTTAATGGAAAGCTGTCGTCTACTCGCAAAAGAACTTGGTATTAGCCATATGGTTGACTTCCTTGGCTTTAGGAAGGATATAGACCAAATATTACCGATGTGTGATGTTGCAGTTGGATCGAGCTATCGTGAAGGATTGCCAGTTAATATTATGGAGGCGATGGCATGTGGGCTGCCTGTCGTAGCGGTTGATAATCGGGGGCATCGAGAGTTGATATCTAATAACAGTAACGGATGGATCATTCCCAATTTAGATGTAGTTGAGTTTGCGTATAGAGTAATGAATCTTTCTAAAAGAAATGACATAGTTAAAAGGATTGGGATAAACGGTCGGAATACTGTGATTGAGAAATATAGTGTTGATAAAATATTGCAAGAAAATAAAAGAATCTACCAATCCTTTACCGGAAAACAGGAGGAATCAATTTGGGCGGTCCAGTAA
- a CDS encoding CpsD/CapB family tyrosine-protein kinase — MILNKRKSVDNRKIHLITYSNADSVISDQFRTIRTNIKFLMDEKKNSVFLITSPGIGEGKSTTAANLAVSIAQQKESVLLIDANLREPIIQNIFQISNETGLTNVLEGNTLLKQAISRTDIKNVDVLTSGSSVLNPTEILGSDAMMNLLNEASARYNVVLIDSPTILRSTETRVLANQCEGVVLVLEHGKTELESAIESKRILELAHANLLGVIINDK, encoded by the coding sequence TTGATATTAAATAAAAGAAAGTCCGTAGATAATCGGAAAATACATCTAATTACTTACTCCAATGCAGATTCTGTAATCTCAGACCAGTTTAGAACAATTCGGACCAACATTAAGTTTCTAATGGATGAAAAGAAAAACAGTGTATTTCTTATAACCTCGCCTGGCATTGGTGAAGGGAAGTCTACGACAGCGGCAAATCTGGCAGTATCAATTGCACAACAAAAGGAAAGCGTGCTGTTAATCGATGCTAACTTAAGAGAGCCAATAATCCAGAATATCTTTCAAATATCCAATGAAACTGGGTTAACGAATGTACTTGAAGGAAATACTTTACTCAAACAGGCAATCAGTCGAACAGATATTAAAAATGTCGACGTACTGACGAGTGGATCATCCGTACTAAACCCTACTGAAATACTTGGTAGTGATGCCATGATGAACTTATTGAATGAGGCTTCAGCTCGCTATAATGTCGTACTAATTGATTCACCAACGATATTACGTTCTACAGAAACAAGGGTGCTTGCTAATCAATGCGAAGGTGTTGTACTAGTGTTGGAGCATGGAAAAACAGAGCTGGAAAGTGCAATTGAATCGAAACGAATATTAGAGTTGGCCCATGCAAATCTACTTGGTGTCATTATTAACGATAAATAA
- the galU gene encoding UTP--glucose-1-phosphate uridylyltransferase GalU, whose protein sequence is MKVKKAIIPAAGLGTRFLPATKAMPKEMLPIVDKPTIQYIIEEAVAAGIEDIIIVTGKGKRAIEDHFDHSFELEQNLIDKGKFDLLSEVQRPSKLADIHYIRQKEPKGLGHAIWCARKFIGNEPFAVLLGDDIVQAETPSLKQLIDQYDHYNSSILGVQKVEDEVVSRYGIVDGTMIENRLYNVRHMVEKPKQEDAPSNLAILGRYILSPSIFEILSTQKPGAGNEIQLTDAIAELNKKEAVYAYEFEGKRYDVGEKMGFIQTTIELALQRDDLRKDLLDYLSVIVDTELMK, encoded by the coding sequence GTGAAAGTTAAGAAAGCGATCATTCCAGCGGCAGGGTTAGGGACAAGGTTCCTTCCAGCGACAAAAGCAATGCCAAAGGAAATGTTACCGATTGTGGATAAGCCAACGATTCAATATATTATTGAAGAGGCAGTAGCAGCAGGGATTGAGGATATTATAATCGTAACTGGGAAAGGGAAAAGGGCGATTGAGGATCACTTTGATCATTCCTTTGAATTAGAGCAAAACCTGATAGATAAAGGAAAGTTCGATTTATTAAGTGAAGTGCAAAGACCATCTAAACTTGCAGATATCCACTATATCCGTCAAAAGGAACCAAAAGGATTAGGTCATGCGATTTGGTGTGCGCGAAAGTTTATTGGCAATGAGCCTTTTGCTGTACTGTTAGGTGACGACATTGTTCAAGCAGAAACACCGAGTTTAAAACAATTAATCGATCAATATGATCACTATAATAGCTCCATCCTTGGTGTTCAGAAGGTAGAGGATGAAGTTGTGTCAAGGTATGGAATTGTTGATGGGACTATGATTGAGAACCGCTTATATAATGTTCGTCATATGGTAGAAAAGCCGAAGCAGGAAGATGCACCTTCTAATCTAGCAATACTGGGAAGATATATTCTAAGTCCAAGTATCTTTGAGATTTTGAGTACACAGAAGCCAGGAGCAGGTAATGAAATTCAACTTACCGATGCAATTGCTGAACTTAATAAAAAGGAAGCCGTTTATGCATACGAGTTTGAAGGAAAGCGCTACGATGTTGGTGAGAAGATGGGCTTCATTCAAACAACAATTGAGCTCGCATTACAAAGAGATGATTTAAGAAAGGATTTACTAGATTATCTGTCGGTTATTGTTGATACAGAATTAATGAAATAG
- a CDS encoding EpsG family protein yields MTLLWMNLAFVFVFAYFSRYFAVPLLESGSLHSVRPNKLLIFASLATLVVISGLRSNIGDTFTYMNIYKENAFTWEYVQDHKDIGFGILQMLLKNYISEDPQIMIFTTALITNLLIIIVLYNYSRMIEISLYVYITGGLFLVSMNGIRQVLAAAITFAATKYLINGNWKRYYLIIIFASFFHQSALILLPMYFIVRFKAWSKATFALIIFAVIVVIGYEQFSALLFKAIDDTQYSGYIDFAEGGANSLRVAVEATPLLIAYLGRNKLKKLFPEGDIIVNMTLLGFVFMVIATQEWIFARMSIYFQLYGLILVSWLPKLFRKKDQKLIYFAIIVCYFAYYYYENVISLNILYKSDYLIW; encoded by the coding sequence ATGACATTACTTTGGATGAATCTTGCTTTCGTTTTTGTGTTTGCATACTTCTCAAGGTATTTTGCAGTGCCTTTATTAGAGTCTGGATCGCTTCACTCTGTACGGCCGAATAAACTATTGATTTTTGCTTCGTTAGCTACATTAGTAGTGATTTCGGGTCTCCGCTCCAATATTGGCGATACATTTACTTATATGAATATTTACAAGGAGAATGCCTTTACTTGGGAGTACGTGCAAGATCATAAAGATATTGGTTTCGGTATTCTTCAAATGCTCTTAAAAAATTATATCTCAGAAGATCCGCAAATCATGATTTTCACTACAGCACTAATTACAAATTTACTAATTATCATCGTCTTATACAATTATTCTAGAATGATTGAAATTAGTTTGTACGTTTATATAACAGGTGGTTTATTTCTAGTATCCATGAATGGGATTAGACAGGTCCTTGCAGCAGCAATTACGTTCGCTGCGACAAAATACTTAATCAATGGGAACTGGAAGCGATACTATCTTATTATCATCTTTGCATCCTTCTTCCATCAAAGTGCACTTATTTTACTTCCAATGTATTTTATTGTGCGGTTTAAGGCCTGGTCAAAGGCTACCTTCGCCTTGATTATTTTTGCAGTTATTGTTGTTATCGGCTATGAGCAATTTTCTGCACTGTTATTTAAGGCAATAGATGATACACAATATAGTGGTTACATTGATTTTGCTGAAGGTGGGGCAAATTCACTTAGGGTGGCTGTTGAAGCAACACCACTTTTAATTGCTTATTTAGGGAGAAATAAGTTAAAGAAGCTATTCCCAGAAGGCGACATCATTGTCAATATGACCTTACTTGGTTTTGTCTTTATGGTCATTGCAACACAGGAGTGGATATTTGCAAGGATGTCTATCTATTTTCAACTTTATGGATTGATTCTTGTGTCATGGCTTCCGAAGTTATTTAGGAAAAAGGATCAAAAGCTCATCTACTTCGCGATCATTGTTTGTTATTTTGCCTATTACTATTACGAGAATGTAATTAGTTTAAATATCTTATATAAAAGTGATTATTTAATTTGGTAA
- a CDS encoding Na+/H+ antiporter subunit G, with the protein MSVSTIAEFIAVLLMLIGAIMALISAIGIIRFPDIYTRSHAATKSSTLAVLLTLLGAFLYFATTTGFVSVRLILGIVFVFITSPVAGHLITRAAYRANVKLADTTIEDELADVLKEKQQKEGK; encoded by the coding sequence TTGAGCGTAAGCACGATCGCTGAGTTTATTGCTGTACTCCTCATGTTAATAGGTGCTATCATGGCTCTCATTAGTGCGATTGGGATTATCCGTTTTCCGGATATATACACACGATCCCATGCTGCAACAAAGAGTTCAACATTAGCAGTATTACTAACACTTCTCGGTGCATTCCTATATTTTGCAACAACTACTGGTTTCGTTAGCGTACGGCTCATACTAGGAATTGTATTTGTATTTATCACATCCCCAGTAGCCGGACATCTAATTACCCGTGCAGCATACCGTGCAAATGTAAAGCTAGCAGATACAACAATAGAGGATGAATTAGCAGATGTATTAAAAGAAAAACAACAGAAAGAGGGAAAGTAG
- a CDS encoding polysaccharide biosynthesis protein, giving the protein MTYRQRISLFIMIDSCIVLSAIFISMYLASINLQIGSYPALVAMLTILFCHHLFSTKYKLYKKVWEYASIQELLIILKVVSFSVISAMVIQLLLFQEVQFKLFIVTWLLHMCFIGGSRFIWRIYRDSVLNRSDNKIRTLIIGAGSAGTMVARQLLKNNESNLLPVAFIDDDPRKQRLELLGLPVIGGADAIVSSVQELEIDHIIISIPSLSKKELNKIFLECAKTDAQTKILPFLEDLITGKVSINHFRDVQVEDLLGRDPVDMDIESISEYINNKVVLVTGAGGSIGSEITRQISAFHPRQVILLGHGENSIYSIEMELQEKFKNSQIDFITEIADVQDEVKMMTVMRKYQPDVVYHAAAHKHVPLMERNPEEAVKNNIIGTRNVANAASQNNVGIFVMISTDKAVNPTSVMGASKRLAEMIVQSMDKESNTKFVAVRFGNVLGSRGSVIPLFKKQIEKGGPVTVTHPDMVRYFMTIPEASRLVVQAGALASGGEIFVLDMGEPVKIADLAKNLIKLSGNSTEDIGIEYTGIRPGEKLFEELLKDNEVHQEQVYPKIYIGKTTELYIDDINQIIKNYNVIEADTLRKYLLDLANNTIIHEHRTVVSI; this is encoded by the coding sequence ATGACATATCGACAGCGTATTTCATTATTTATTATGATCGATTCCTGTATTGTTCTTAGTGCTATTTTTATTAGCATGTACCTAGCAAGTATTAATCTGCAAATAGGAAGCTATCCTGCTCTAGTAGCCATGTTAACAATCTTATTTTGCCATCATCTATTTTCTACAAAATATAAGTTATATAAAAAGGTTTGGGAATATGCGAGCATACAGGAGCTATTAATTATCTTAAAAGTAGTATCGTTTTCAGTTATCTCCGCTATGGTTATTCAGCTTTTATTATTTCAAGAAGTACAGTTTAAATTATTTATAGTAACATGGCTGCTTCATATGTGCTTCATTGGTGGGTCACGGTTTATATGGAGAATCTATCGTGATTCAGTTCTAAATCGATCAGATAATAAGATTCGCACATTAATCATTGGCGCTGGCTCTGCTGGCACAATGGTTGCTAGGCAACTATTAAAGAATAACGAGAGCAATCTTTTACCGGTTGCTTTTATCGATGATGACCCGAGAAAGCAGCGGCTTGAGTTGCTGGGTCTCCCAGTCATAGGTGGTGCAGATGCAATCGTAAGCAGTGTGCAAGAACTTGAAATAGACCATATCATCATTTCCATTCCCTCGCTTAGTAAAAAAGAGTTAAATAAGATTTTTCTAGAATGTGCAAAGACCGATGCACAAACGAAAATTCTCCCATTTCTAGAAGATTTAATAACTGGGAAAGTATCGATAAATCATTTTCGAGATGTACAGGTCGAGGATTTGCTGGGAAGAGATCCTGTCGACATGGATATCGAAAGCATCTCCGAGTATATCAACAATAAAGTTGTCCTCGTTACAGGTGCAGGTGGTTCGATTGGCTCAGAAATAACGCGGCAAATTTCAGCGTTCCATCCAAGGCAGGTCATTTTACTTGGTCATGGAGAGAATAGTATTTATTCAATTGAAATGGAATTACAGGAGAAATTCAAAAACAGCCAAATTGATTTCATTACAGAAATTGCTGATGTTCAGGATGAAGTGAAGATGATGACCGTGATGCGAAAATATCAGCCCGATGTCGTCTATCATGCTGCAGCACATAAGCATGTGCCGTTAATGGAACGTAATCCAGAGGAAGCGGTAAAGAATAATATTATAGGGACTAGAAATGTCGCTAATGCGGCAAGTCAAAACAATGTCGGTATATTCGTGATGATATCGACGGATAAGGCGGTTAATCCGACAAGTGTAATGGGGGCATCGAAGCGGCTAGCGGAGATGATTGTTCAGAGTATGGATAAAGAAAGCAATACGAAGTTCGTCGCCGTACGATTTGGCAATGTTTTGGGTAGTAGGGGCAGCGTGATTCCATTATTTAAAAAGCAAATTGAAAAAGGTGGACCAGTGACTGTCACACATCCTGATATGGTCCGCTATTTCATGACAATTCCCGAGGCATCCAGGCTAGTAGTCCAGGCGGGTGCACTTGCGAGTGGCGGAGAAATATTTGTATTGGATATGGGAGAGCCGGTGAAAATTGCAGATCTTGCCAAGAATCTAATCAAATTGTCAGGTAATTCTACTGAAGATATTGGCATCGAGTATACGGGAATAAGACCAGGCGAAAAGCTATTCGAGGAATTACTTAAGGATAATGAGGTTCATCAAGAACAAGTATATCCAAAAATATACATCGGGAAGACGACAGAACTATACATCGACGATATTAATCAAATTATAAAGAATTATAATGTTATCGAGGCAGACACTCTTCGAAAATATTTATTAGATTTGGCAAATAATACAATAATTCATGAGCATAGAACGGTAGTCTCAATATAA
- a CDS encoding glycosyltransferase family 1 protein — protein MGGPVRVLHVVVNMNRGGAETLIMNLYRNMDLEKVQFDFLTCKEGVFDQEIINMGGKVHRISYVTEVGHSGYIRELRAFLRKHPEYTIVHSHMDKMSGLVLNAAAKANVPVRIAHSHNTSSEGGLVSKAYKWYAGNHITSNATHLYACSQAAANWLFREKSKKAIILNNGIEADKFRYSKEIRHAIRESLGIEKDALALGHVGRFAHQKNHIFLLDIFAEIYNRIPNSYLLLAGDGPLKEKIMAKTRELHLENRVRFLGIREDIHALLQAFDMFIFPSIHEGLPVTLIEAQGAGLPCVISDNITNEVDLGMGLVHSLSLQNKGLWINKISNLAENPIKRESNQDLLFQKGYDIRKTADLTQTAYLSFGEKVI, from the coding sequence TTGGGCGGTCCAGTAAGAGTATTGCATGTCGTTGTAAACATGAACCGAGGTGGGGCGGAGACATTAATTATGAATCTATACCGAAACATGGATTTGGAAAAAGTCCAATTTGATTTTTTAACCTGTAAAGAAGGTGTCTTTGATCAGGAAATAATTAACATGGGTGGAAAAGTACATCGAATATCCTATGTTACGGAAGTTGGCCATAGTGGCTACATAAGAGAGTTAAGGGCATTTTTAAGGAAACATCCAGAGTACACAATTGTTCATTCCCATATGGATAAAATGAGTGGATTGGTATTAAATGCTGCTGCAAAAGCGAATGTTCCGGTGAGAATTGCTCATAGTCATAATACGAGTAGTGAGGGAGGACTTGTTTCGAAAGCATATAAATGGTATGCAGGAAATCATATCACCTCTAATGCGACACATTTATATGCATGTTCACAAGCAGCAGCTAACTGGTTATTTAGAGAGAAGTCTAAAAAGGCAATCATCCTTAATAACGGAATCGAAGCAGATAAGTTCCGTTATTCAAAAGAAATTCGTCATGCAATTCGAGAGTCGTTAGGTATTGAAAAGGATGCATTGGCTTTAGGGCATGTAGGGAGATTTGCCCATCAAAAAAATCACATCTTTTTATTAGATATCTTTGCGGAAATATATAATCGAATACCGAATTCTTATTTATTATTAGCTGGTGATGGCCCATTAAAAGAAAAAATAATGGCTAAAACAAGGGAATTACATTTAGAAAATAGAGTGAGGTTTCTTGGGATAAGGGAAGATATCCACGCATTACTTCAAGCATTTGATATGTTTATTTTCCCTTCTATACATGAAGGCCTGCCAGTCACGCTTATCGAGGCACAGGGTGCGGGATTGCCGTGTGTGATTTCAGATAATATTACAAATGAAGTTGATCTTGGAATGGGTCTAGTTCACTCGCTCTCTTTACAAAACAAAGGATTATGGATAAACAAGATTAGCAATCTGGCAGAAAATCCGATAAAAAGGGAAAGTAATCAAGATTTGTTATTTCAGAAGGGCTATGACATTAGAAAAACTGCAGATCTTACACAAACAGCATATTTATCATTTGGAGAAAAGGTCATATGA